One Pagrus major chromosome 11, Pma_NU_1.0 genomic region harbors:
- the bcl6aa gene encoding BCL6A transcription repressor a, translated as MQEVSRKALPELDKMACAADSCIQFTRHASDVLLNLNRLRSRDILTDVTILVNRQQFRAHKTVLMACSGLFYTIFTDSHKCNLNAISLDPKVDPEGFAILLEFMYTSRLTLKESLIMAIMNTAIYLQMDHVVDTCHRFIKSSDPAKLPRDEFLVSPLVLPQDVHAYRPHDVVDSLHSRVAPFRDGRHYGSNMFNGVSTPSNYHLYGQFPMPGFPFPLCKLTDAKNAFADLSKSGIHHKHCSPHDSANIIRAEYSRAVGSSSSSIIHSTTYASREVGRDDEMRKESHEGVSQSIALGARKRVFPVLTLEPQKDSGKDNTPQAEEDLIHQHYPLGISSAGRKSLMSSPQSPLKSDCQPNSPTESSSSKNAGLSQAAGVQAPQGTQDPKARNWKKYKFIVLNQSAKEDEVGLRDPGLRSPQRLGLQPYLHPSDSENLDPQTTSKSNDHSEDLPAPQASRLNNIINSALEGSLRNGDSHPPHYLSRLNCSTCGTPSPQHSEVCPNTSRSRLTDDMAELHSEYSDSSCENGTFFCNECDSKFAEDEALKQHMLQVHSDKPYKCDRCQAAFRYKGNLASHKTVHTGEKPYRCNICGAQFNRPANLKTHTRIHSGEKPYKCETCGARFVQVAHLRAHVLIHTGEKPYPCEICGTRFRHLQTLKSHLRIHTGEKPYHCEKCNLHFRHKSQLRLHLRQKHGAITNTKIQYRMSTADMPTDLTKAC; from the exons ATGCAAGAAGTTTCTAGGAAAGCGCTACCAg AACTTGACAAAATGGCTTGCGCAGCAGACAGCTGCATACAGTTCACACGCCATGCAAGTGATGTCCTGCTCAACCTGAACCGGCTGCGCAGCAGAGACATCCTCACAGATGTCACTATCTTGGTCAACAGACAGCAGTTTCGTGCACACAAGACTGTCCTCATGGCTTGCAG TGGGCTGTTTTACACCATCTTTACTGACTCCCACAAGTGCAACCTTAATGCGATCAGTCTGGACCCAAAGGTGGACCCAGAGGGCTTTGCCATCCTGCTGGAGTTCATGTACACCTCCCGTCTCACACTAAAGGAGAGTCTGATTATGGCGATCATGAACACAGCCATCTACCTGCAGATGGACCATGTTGTGGACACGTGCCACAGATTCATCAAATCCAG CGATCCGGCCAAGCTGCCCAGAGATGAGTTTTTGGTCAGTCCCTTGGTTTTACCTCAGGATGTCCACGCGTACCGGCCCCATGATGTTGTTGACAGTTTGCACAGCCGCGTAGCTCCGTTCAGGGATGGGAGGCACTACGGCTCAAACATGTTCAACGGGGTCAGCACCCCCAGCAACTACCATCTCTACGGGCAGTTTCCCATGCCAGGATTCCCTTTCCCTCTCTGCAAGCTGACTGATGCCAAAAATGCTTTTGCTGACCTCTCTAAGAGTGGTATCCACCACAAGCATTGTTCTCCGCATGACAGCGCCAACATCATCAGGGCAGAGTACAGCAGGGCGGTGggctccagctcctccagcatTATTCACTCCACCACCTACGCTTCCAGGGAGGTAGGGAGAGACGACGAGATGAGGAAGGAAAGCCACGAGGGGGTCAGCCAGTCTATTGCTCTCGGAGCGAGGAAACGTGTGTTCCCTGTGTTGACCCTCGAGCCCCAGAAGGACTCTGGCAAAGATAACACTCCTCAAGCAGAGGAAGACCTGATCCATCAGCACTACCCCCTCGGAATCTCCTCCGCCGGACGCAAGAGCCTCATGAGCAGCCCGCAGAGCCCCCTGAAATCAGACTGCCAGCCCAACTCCCCAACAGagtccagcagcagcaagaacGCCGGCCTCTCTCAAGCCGCAGGAGTGCAAGCACCGCAGGGCACGCAGGACCCCAAAGCTCGCAACTGGAAGAAGTACAAGTTCATCGTGTTGAATCAGAGCGCGAAGGAAGACGAGGTGGGGCTGCGGGATCCTGGGCTCCGCTCGCCTCAGCGCCTCGGCCTGCAACCCTACCTCCACCCCAGCGACTCGGAGAACCTCGACCCACAAACCACGAGCAAGAGCAACGACCACAGCGAGGACCTACCTGCGCCCCAGGCCAGTCGGCTCAACAATATCATTAACAG TGCACTCGAGGGGTCACTGAGGAACGGTGACAGCCACCCTCCACACTACCTGAGCCGTCTGAACTGCTCAACCTGCGGCACCCCGTCCCCACAGCACTCAGAAGTCTGTCCCAACACCTCCAGGTCCCGTCTCACAGACGACATGGCAGAGCTGCACTCCGAATACTCAGACTCCAGCTGTG AAAACGGTACGTTCTTCTGTAACGAATGTGACTCCAAGTTCGCCGAAGACGAAGCGCTGAAACAACACATGCTTCAAGTGCACAGCGACAAGCCATACAAGTGCGACCGCTGCCAGGCTGCTTTCCGCTACAAGGGCAACCTGGCCAGCCACAAGACCGTCCACACAG gGGAGAAGCCGTATCGCTGTAATATCTGTGGTGCTCAGTTTAACCGACCAGCTAACCTCAAGACTCACACTCGCATCCACTCAGGAGAGAAGCCATACAAATGTGAGACGTGCGGCGCTCGTTTTGTACAG GTTGCTCATCTCCGTGCTCATGTGTTGATCCACACCGGTGAGAAGCCATACCCGTGTGAGATCTGCGGGACACGCTTCCGTCACCTGCAGACGCTGAAGAGCCACCTGCGTATCCACACGGGAGAGAAGCCCTATCAT tgtGAGAAATGCAACTTGCACTTCCGCCACAAGAGTCAGCTCCGCCTGCATCTCCGACAGAAGCACGGCGCCATCACTAACACAAAGATCCAATACCGCATGTCGACGGCAGACATGCCTACTGACTTGACAAAGGCATGCTGA